The Gemmatimonadota bacterium DH-78 region TCCAGATCGACAGCCTCTGGCAGTCGGGGCACCGACTGGAGGTGGCGCTCCACTACTCGGGCGGGTGCGAGGCCCACGGCATCGACCTGCTCTTCGACGCCGAGTGGAGGGAGTCGTTTCCGGTGCAGACGACCGCCTGGCTCACGCACCACGATCCGGGCGACATGTGCGACGCGCTGCCGCACGAGGTTCGGGGCTTCGACCTGACCCGGTTCTTCGAAACCTACCGGGCCAGCTACCCCGGGTCGGCCGCGGGCACCCCGATCTCGGTGGGGATCACCGCCCCGGGCGACTCGACCGTGCACACGATCGAGGTGCTCCTGCCCTGACTGCCGGTCAGACCTCGTCGACCACGTTGCGGAGCCACTTGCGGCGGCCGCGAGGGATGTGGTCCTTGAGGCGGCCGTCGCGGACGAAGCCCCACCCGACCAGGTGGGCGCCGCCGGGCAGATCGAGGCCCAGCGCCCGGTGGCCGCGATCCACTCCGGGCACCTCGGTCAGCCGGCCGTCGAGGAGTCCGCGCCAACGCTCGGCGCTCAGGTCGAGCCGATTGCGGGTCACCCGCCGGTCGAGCCACTGAAGAAGATCGTTGGTGGGTCGAGGGGGACCGTCGCCGGAGAGATCGACCGCACGGAGTCCCAGCGTGACCACCCGCCAGTGCCCGCCCGACTCCCACACCCCCAGCGGCCACTCCTCCACCCCGTGGAGCCAGAGGTTCGATCCGCGGCGCATCCAGCCGAGCCCCTCGAAGGCCTCCGCGCTCACGCCGTAGTGATCGCCGAGCAGGCCGACCGTGGTGGCCACCTCGTCGGCGGCCGGCGGATCCGGATCGTCGCCGGGGTACACCTCGGGCACCGGAGACCAGCCGACACTCTCGCCCTCGCCCCGCTTGCGCAGCCGACAGAGGAAGAGCCCCCCGGAGTCGAGATGGTGCGGATAGATCCGGACCGCACCCGTCATGCGGGGGTCGAACGACTCCTCGCCCCACCGGGTGACGCCACGCGCGTGAGGAATCGGCAACTCGATCGGCTCGACCTCGACCGGGGCATCGGCGAGCACCCTCGACACCACGGCCTCGTTCTCTTCGGGACCGAAGGTGCAGGTGACGTAGAGCACCACACCCCCCGGTCGGGTGAGATCGATGGCCCGTCGCAGGAGCGCCTCCTGCGCGCGCACGATCTTGTGCATGAAGCCGCGGGAACGGGGCGGCAGTGCGCCCCCCTTCTTGCGGGCCGTGCCCTGAGCGGAGCAGGGCACGTCGACCATGACGCGATCGAAGGTTGCGCCCTCCGGAAACTCCCGCCCGTCGCCCGACACCACCATCACGTTCGGCGTGCCGAGGCGGTAGATGTTGCCAAGCAGGGCGCGGATCCGGCCTTCGTTCACCTCGCCCGCGACCACGGTTCCCCGGCCCTCCATCGTTTCGGCCAGGTGCAGGGTCTTGCCGCCCGGGGCGGCGCAGAGATCGAGAATCCGCTCGCCGGGTCGGGCGCCGAGCAGATCGGCGGCGATCCCCGTGGACGCCTGCTGGATGTAGAACCACCCGGCCCAGTGCCCGAAGGTGTCGGACACGTTGCGGGGCCCCGACACCACCCGCAGGAACCAGGGCTGGTGCGACACCGCCTCCACCTCGAAGCCCTCCGCCTCCAGCGCGGCGCGCGTCTCGGCCACGGTGGTGCGGAGTCGATTCACGCGGAGGGTCGTAGGCTCGCGCCGGCCGAGCGCCTCGAGCAGCGCGTCCCAGTCGTCGATCAGCTCGCGGTAGGGCGCCAGCGCCTTCGACGCGGGCACCGCCCCTTTGCGCGCGGCCGTCACGGGGTGGTCCAGCCGGGGAAGATCTCGGTGAGGCCGCCTGCGATGAACTCGACGGCGACCGCAGCGAGGATCAGGCCCATGAATCGCGTGGCGACGTTCATGCCGGTCTGTCCGAGGAAGTTCGAGATGGGACCGGCCGCCCGAAGGATCAGCCAGATCGTGAAGCAGACGGTCGCCGCCGCTCCGAGCGCCGCGGCGTGCGCCCCCATCCCGCCGTCGGTGCGCGTGGCCGCGAGAATCATCACGCTGATCGCCCCCGGGCCGGCGAGCAGCGGCATCGCCAGGGGCACGACGGCGATGTTGTGGCGGTCGGGGGCCTCCTCGAGTTCCTCGGGCCGATACTTGGTGCCCGAGCGCTTGGCCTGCAACATGCTCCAGGCCATGCCGAAGATCAGCAGCCCACCCGCCACGCGAAGCGAGGCGATCCGGATGCTGAAGAAGCCGAGCAGCGCCTCGCCCGCGAGATAGGCGATACTCAAGATGAGGAGCGCCGCGAACGCCGTCGCCCGCGGGAGTTTCCGCCGCAGCGGCGCGGGCAGGTCGCCGGTCATGCCGACGTACACCGGCAGCGCGGCGAAGGGGTTCACGATCGAGAAGATCGAGACGGTGAGGGCGATGAATTCCGACACGGTGCGACCGCGGTGGCGGGGAACGACGGGCGGGGAACATCGCAGACCGGGCGCCCGACGAGAAGCCCCCCCGGAACCCCGCATGGCTCGGGGGGTTTCCCGCACCCGAACTCCCGTTCCCCACACCCCCGCCGACCATGGTCTCTCGATTCTTCCTGCTCGCCGCCAGCCTCACCCTCGTCGCCTGCTCGGGTGAACCGGCCGCCGACGAAGCGGAGTCGGCCGCACCTCCCGCCCCCGAGGCCGCCGAGATGGTGGCCACCGTCGAGATTCTGGAGCCCGCCCAGGGCGACACCGTCGACGGACCTGCGGTGACCGTGCGCCTCGCCACCGACGGTGTGCGGATCGTGCTCGCGGGCGACACCACGTCGGGCACGGGCCACCACCACCTCTATCTGAACGACGACCTCACCCCTGCGGATCAGCCGGTGCCCACGGTGCCGGGCAGCATCATCCACATGGGCGACGGCTCGACGGAGTACACCTTCGAAGACGTTCCGGCGGGTGAGCACCGCCTGATCGCGGTGGTCGGCGACGGCGTGCACGTGCCGCTGCAGCCGTGGGTGGTCGATACCGTCACCTTCACGGTGCGACAGTAGGATCACCGCCGGGCAGAGACTCGCCCGGCGCCCCCGAAGTTTCGCGCGATCCCGTGCGCCGTCGACCGCGACGGTGCCCGGGATCGCGTCGTTTCAGACCCCCGCTCCCGGCTGGCGGACCACGGCGCCGGCCGCCTTGAGCAGGTCGTCGCGCCCGAAGGGCTTGGCGAGAAAGCCGTCGCCCGGGCGCCGGCGAACCCGGCGGTCGAGGGCGTAGCCCGACACGAAGAGGATCGGGAGGTCGCGCCGCAGCATGCGGAGTCGTTCAGCGAGCTCCTCGCCCCCCATCTCGGGCATGCGCAGGTCGGTGATCACCAGATCCACCCGTCCGCGCAGATCGCTCCACATGAGCAGGGCGTCGGCGCCCTGACGGGCGTCGTGGACCGTGGCACCCGCAGCCTCGAGTGCCGCCCGGACCGAGCGTCGGATCGCGAGGTCGTCGTCCACCACGAGTACGGTCAGCCCCGACAGCGTCTCTTCCGGGCGCTCGGTGTCGCGCCGCCGGCGCGGCGTGGGGCGACTCGGCGCTCGGAGGGAGGGAGCCGGGCCCGCAGGCGACGGCGTGGTCGCGCGAAGGCGGCTCGCCGCCGCGGACGCACCCGCGTCGGGGTCTCCGCGTCCACGCTCCGGGGGCTTCAGCGCCTGGGTGAGTTCGCGCACCTGGCGTACGCTGTCTTCGACGAGGTCGACGTCGCTCGCCTCCACCCGTCCCTCGGCCGCCGTCTCCCGCAGCAGCTCGCAACCGGCAAGCAGGGCGGTGACCACGTTCGACAGCTCGTGCAGCAGATCGGCCGCCCCGCGACCTCCGGGCATGCCTCGTCGATCCTCCGACGCCGCCAGCCCCTCCATGCGGGCGATCGCGACCACGGTGCGGTCGCCCATCGGGTCGGGAAGCAGCTCCGCGCGCCCCCGAGCCGTGAGCGTGGAGCCGTCGATGCGACTGACTTCCACCAGCGGTGCCGAACCCGCGTCGGTGGGGAGCGAGCGCCAGCCCGGAACGAGCAGGTCGAGGCTCTCGCCGGTCAGTTCGGTGCGCCCCTCGCCTCCCAGCATGCGCACGGCGGCGGGATTGGCGCGCTCGATGCGTCCGCGGGGATCGACCACGACGAGGCCGTCGAAGGAGAGGTCGGCCAGGCGCCCGAGGGCGCGGCGCTCGCGGGTGTGCTGATCGCGCTCCTCGCGGATGCGCGCCGCGTCGAAGGCGCAGCCGGTGAATCCGTGAAAGGCGCCGCCCGCGAGTTGGGGCACTCCCACCACGCGCACGAGATGCCAACTGCCGTCGCTCCGCCGAAACCGGGCCTCCACTTCGAATCGCTCTCGGCGGGCTACCGCACCCAGGTGGGCGGACTTGAGGGCGACCCGGTCGTCGCCGTGGACGAAGGCGAGCCATCCGTCGCCCGCCGCGGCCTCGGGCGGGCGGCCCGTGAAGCGTTCCCAGGCGCCCGCCATCGCTACGCAGTCACCACGTTCGTTGGTGGCCCACAGCGCGACGGGCGCGAGATCGGTGAGACTGAACGACGAGGGGATGACCGGGTGGGCCACCGCCCCTCCGAGCCGGCCCGGATCGAGGGGAAACACCCCGAGCCGGCCGGACCTCGGGTTCATGGCACTCGCCGCTCCGGCGAGTCACCCACCGTGCCGAACTCGGATCGAAGGGCGCGACCGAAGCGGTCGGCGTCCGGCGCGGACTCGAGCTCGTAGATGCGGTCGAGAAGGCCGAGGGCCATGTGGAGGTCGAGCGACGACGCTCCCGAGCCGAAGGTCGGCGAGGCGTCGTCGAGCAGACCCGAGACGGTCCGGAGGGCGTCCTCGGAGTCTTCGAGGAGGTGCCGGGCGAGGGGGGGGCGCTGAATCATCGGAGCCCCTACAGGTCGCCCGACTTCAGGATGTTGAGCGCGGTCTGCGCCGTCACGTCGGGTCGATCGTAGAACCCCTCGGCCATGCGCGCGCGCATCCGGACGACCAGCTGGGGCAGGAGCCCCACCTCTTCCGTTTCGCCGGTCGAATCGGCCTCGGCCATCGCGCGAGCCTCGGCCGAGATCTCCACGCGGTCCTGCCCGGCGTCGTGGCCGTCGAACCCGTTGCGCCGAACCTCGGCGCCGTTGTGCGGTGCGCCAGGGCCATCGACCGGTCTGGAGCCGTTCACTCCCTCCGGTCCGCGAGCCCCTCCGGGGCCCATGCCATTGACGTACATAGTCGTATCTCCATCGCTGCGAATCGCGAATCCCACGGTACTGCGTCACATCCGAGTATCGGAGCGGGGAATCCCGAGTTTAGAGGTAACCATTGAACTTTCCACCTCGCCGCCCCCCTGCCTCCCCCTGCGGACCGGTGCCGAAGCGTCCCGCCTCGATCCGTCCGTCCAGGTCCTGCAGTTCGGCCAGCGTCTCGGCTCGAACCCGGGTGATCCGATGCTCAAGCCTCTGCGCCAGAGCGATCACTTCCCGCTCCAGCTCACCTGCGACGTCGATCTCGTCGACCGTTTCGTCGGGGCCGTCCTCCGGGCGATCGTCGTCGCGCTCCCGCCCGGCCTCTTCCTGCTCGTCGCGCATCAGCTTGACGAGGTCGTCGATGCGGCCCTCGTCGAGGGCGCGATGCTGCGCCTCGAGACCGTCTTTCCGGCGTCGCAGCCAGCTCGACGTCGAGGGGCCGTCGACCCTCCCGACCGGGCGGACGCCGCCGATCATCGTCCGGCTCCCACCGGGTCGCCGGGAGCGGCTCCACCACCGGCGGCGCCGGCCGTGACTTCACGCCACGACCCGTAGAGCCCGTCGATCATGGTGATGATGCGCTCGAGTCGGGGCGTCTCCAGCGTGCGGCTGACCACGTTGATCTCCGCGATGAAGAAGCTGTACAGACTCGACAGCCGACCGGCGATCTCGCCGCCCGAATCGTGATCCAGGGTGCCGAGCAGTTCGAAGAGGATGTCGAGCGCGTGATCGAGCCGCTGCGCCTTGATCTCGATGTTGCCCTCTTCGATCGCCACCACCGCACCGCGGAGGTCGGCGAGCAGCCGCTCGTAGAGGAGCACGACGAGGTTCTCCCGTCGGGCCCCCACCACCCGGCTGTTCTGATACAGTGCCGCACCACGCATCGCTACCGTCTCCTTCAGGTGATCAGCCGTTGCCGGCCGACGAAGTGCCCATCGACGAGAACTGGGCGGCGAGCCAGTTGGACTGCGACTGGGCCTGCGCCAGTGCCAGCTCCAGAGCGGTGAACTGCCGCACGAGCATCTCCCGTCGGCGCTCCAGCCGCCCCTCCCAGCGATCGATCTGGTCGGTGATCCGATCGACCGATCGGTCGAGCCCCTCCTGAATCGCGGTCACCGAGCCGGTGCCCGTGCCCAGCAGCGCCGAGAGCACCTCCTCCATGGAGGCGGCCACACCGGGGCTGAAGGTGACGGTGCCCAGGCTCCCCGTTCCCGCGCCGGTCCGAAGCGACAGTCCCTGCGCGGCGGTGTCGGCCGCGCCGGTGAGCACGTCGCCCACGCCGGTGGCCGGCTCGCCGCCGATGGTACCCACCACGTCGGTACCGGCCCAGCTTCCGTCGGAGAGGCCCAACTGTGCCGTACCATCGGCACCTCCGCCGGTGAACTGGAGGCTGAAGCCTCGCGCCGAGCCGGGGATCGGGGCGGTGATGCGGATCTCGGAGCCGTCGAGCTCGGCGCGGATGTCGGAGGCGTTTCGCCCCTGTACCGCGACGTCCATCGTGCCGAGGAAGGCGCTGTTGCCCGGGATGTCGGAGCCCACGGTGACCGCGAGCAGCGACGTTCCGGGCTGCGCCGCCGTCACCTCGACGGCCCCGTTCACGATCGACACGTCGGCCGTTCCGGCCAGCCCCGACGACAGGGAGTCGCGGAGGTCGCCGAGCGTCTGCGTCGAGGGGTCCGACACCGTGAAGGTGCGCATGAACGACACGCCGTTGGCCGCCGTCCCGCTCATGGTCACCACCTGTCCCGGGGCGAAGCCGGCACTGCTGCCGTCTCCGTAGAAGAGATCGGACAGCAGCGTGTTTTCGTCGGCCGCGGCCGCTCCCCCCGCATCGGCGAAGAGGCTGCGCGACGCCTGCAGCTCGCGGGCCTGAGCCGTGCCGAGTTCGTCGTTCAGCCGATCGACGATGTCGGCGAGGCTGTCGCCGTTCGCCAGATCGATCGTGTACGCACGATTCGTCGAGGTGTCGGTGATCGTGAGCTGATCGGCCACGCCGTCGTCGACGTAGGTGGCCGCGGCACCCGCCGAGGTGACCGACGCCGTCGTCGCCGCCGCGGTCACCACCACGTCGTAGGTGCCCGCGGCCGTCGCGCCGGTCGACCCCAGGAAGGAGATCGCCGACGACGAGGTGAAGCCCTGGCCCGAGATCAGCGACGCCGTGCGGTCGAAGTCGCTCTCGAAAGCGGCCGTGAGCACGGCGACATCCACGGAGAACGACCGATCCTTCTGGATCTCGATCCCCACGTCGCCCAGCCGGGTCGCCCCGCCGCCGAGGGTCTGCAGGATCTGCGACTGCATGGCCTGCTGCAGGCTCGTGCGCATGGTGCGCAGCACCGAATCGCCGGCCAGCGCCGGGCGGGCACCGCCCTGCACGCCGAGCCCGAGATCCACGAACTCCGACAGCTTGTTGTACGCCGTCACCAGCGTCTGCACCGCCTCGACGGCGGCGCCCACGTCGCGGGTGATCGTGACGTCGACTTCGGTGTCGGGGGCGACCGAGGTGAGATCGAGGGTCACACCCGCGATCGCATCGGTGATCGTGTTCGACTCCCGCTCGAGAAAGGTGCCGTTCACCTCGACGAGCGCGTTGCTGCCGGCCACCACCTCTCGCCGGCGGCCCTCTTCGGCCACCGTGAAGGCGCCCGGGTCGAACGACCCCCCGCCCTCGTTGCCGGCGAACATCTCGAGACCGAGGCGCGACGCCCCGCTCGAGCCGTCGGCCACCTGGATCCGGCCCTCGGCCGATACGGTGGCGGTCGCCGAGCCGTCGTAGCCCTCGGCGCCGTTCAGGCGATCGAGGATCGTCTGGAGAGTGTCTCCCCCCGCCACGGTGTGCTCGAACTCGAAGGTGGTGCCGTCGCCGCGCGTGCCGGCGAAGGTGAGGGTGTCGCCGGCGGTCACGCCGGCGGCGGATCCTCCCGTCCACAGGTCGGTGAGCAGCGTCGCGGCCGTGGCCGCGGTGCCGGCACCGTCGGTGGCGAGCAGTCCGCCCTCCACGCGCTGGGCCACCGCCGAGCGGCCGCCCTCCACGGCGCCCAGGATCTGCAGCACGCCGCCGTCGTCGACGTAGGCGTTGGTGCCCGCCACCACGAGGCGCTCCCCGTCGGCGGTGGACTCGACCGACGCCGTCACGGGGCTGCCCGCGAGGGTCGCGGCGTCCTGGATCGCGGTGGCCACGTCGTCGAGCGACATGGTGGTGAGATCGAGGGCGACCGAGAACTGGCTCGGCCCCGATCCCAGCTGAATGGTACCCACGCCGCTGCCACCGGTGAGTCCCCGGAGTTCGGCGACGGCGGTGCCGGCGTCGGAGAGGGAGTCCCCGGTGAATCCCGAGGGCGTGCGATTGCGCAGCGCGGTCGTGCCGTCGATCAGCCCGAGGCCCTGCAGCAGTCCGTCGGGATCCCCCAGACGAATGCCGCCCTCGCCCGTCTCGCTGGCGGACAGGAGCAGGCGGAACCGCCCGTCCACGCCCGCCACCGTGGCCGACACCCCGGAACGCGACGAACCGGAGTTGGCCGCATTGATGCGCGCCGCCACGTCGTCGAGCGAGTCGGTGGCCTGCACCTGGATCGCCCGGCCGTTGACGAGCATCTCGCCCGACAGGCCGAGGGCGTCCGAACGCGACGCCTGCAGCTGGCTGCCGAGCATCTCCGACTCGGCGCGAGCCAGCACGCGCACCGTGTGGGTGCCGGGGCTCGCCTCCGGCCCCGCCGTGACCGACACCGGGCTCCCGGTGGCCGACGGAAAACCGGAGAGGCCCACGGAGAACGACTGGAGCGCCGTGCCCGTGGTGGAGGTGAAGCTCTGGGTGGCCGAGTTCAGCGTCTGCAGCAGAGACCGCACCGCGTCCCACGCGTCGGTCTTGCGCTGCTGCTGCTCGATCTGGGACTCCAGGCGATCCACCGGACGACGCTCGACGGCCATCAGGTCGTCGATGATGTCGGCCCACTGGATGCCGCTGGCGATCCCGCTGATCGATGCTTCCACGGTCCCCCCTGTCAGTGAGTGGTGTGCGGAAGCCCGGGACCGGATTCACCGGCCCCGGGCATCCCGCGTACTGCGTCCAGCCTCAACGCCTCTCCGGGACTACTGGAGGAGACGCAGGACCAGCTGGGGGGCCTG contains the following coding sequences:
- a CDS encoding RsmB/NOP family class I SAM-dependent RNA methyltransferase, translated to MTAARKGAVPASKALAPYRELIDDWDALLEALGRREPTTLRVNRLRTTVAETRAALEAEGFEVEAVSHQPWFLRVVSGPRNVSDTFGHWAGWFYIQQASTGIAADLLGARPGERILDLCAAPGGKTLHLAETMEGRGTVVAGEVNEGRIRALLGNIYRLGTPNVMVVSGDGREFPEGATFDRVMVDVPCSAQGTARKKGGALPPRSRGFMHKIVRAQEALLRRAIDLTRPGGVVLYVTCTFGPEENEAVVSRVLADAPVEVEPIELPIPHARGVTRWGEESFDPRMTGAVRIYPHHLDSGGLFLCRLRKRGEGESVGWSPVPEVYPGDDPDPPAADEVATTVGLLGDHYGVSAEAFEGLGWMRRGSNLWLHGVEEWPLGVWESGGHWRVVTLGLRAVDLSGDGPPRPTNDLLQWLDRRVTRNRLDLSAERWRGLLDGRLTEVPGVDRGHRALGLDLPGGAHLVGWGFVRDGRLKDHIPRGRRKWLRNVVDEV
- a CDS encoding MarC family protein: MSEFIALTVSIFSIVNPFAALPVYVGMTGDLPAPLRRKLPRATAFAALLILSIAYLAGEALLGFFSIRIASLRVAGGLLIFGMAWSMLQAKRSGTKYRPEELEEAPDRHNIAVVPLAMPLLAGPGAISVMILAATRTDGGMGAHAAALGAAATVCFTIWLILRAAGPISNFLGQTGMNVATRFMGLILAAVAVEFIAGGLTEIFPGWTTP
- a CDS encoding DUF4399 domain-containing protein; its protein translation is MVSRFFLLAASLTLVACSGEPAADEAESAAPPAPEAAEMVATVEILEPAQGDTVDGPAVTVRLATDGVRIVLAGDTTSGTGHHHLYLNDDLTPADQPVPTVPGSIIHMGDGSTEYTFEDVPAGEHRLIAVVGDGVHVPLQPWVVDTVTFTVRQ
- a CDS encoding response regulator; this translates as MNPRSGRLGVFPLDPGRLGGAVAHPVIPSSFSLTDLAPVALWATNERGDCVAMAGAWERFTGRPPEAAAGDGWLAFVHGDDRVALKSAHLGAVARRERFEVEARFRRSDGSWHLVRVVGVPQLAGGAFHGFTGCAFDAARIREERDQHTRERRALGRLADLSFDGLVVVDPRGRIERANPAAVRMLGGEGRTELTGESLDLLVPGWRSLPTDAGSAPLVEVSRIDGSTLTARGRAELLPDPMGDRTVVAIARMEGLAASEDRRGMPGGRGAADLLHELSNVVTALLAGCELLRETAAEGRVEASDVDLVEDSVRQVRELTQALKPPERGRGDPDAGASAAASRLRATTPSPAGPAPSLRAPSRPTPRRRRDTERPEETLSGLTVLVVDDDLAIRRSVRAALEAAGATVHDARQGADALLMWSDLRGRVDLVITDLRMPEMGGEELAERLRMLRRDLPILFVSGYALDRRVRRRPGDGFLAKPFGRDDLLKAAGAVVRQPGAGV
- the fliS gene encoding flagellar export chaperone FliS encodes the protein MRGAALYQNSRVVGARRENLVVLLYERLLADLRGAVVAIEEGNIEIKAQRLDHALDILFELLGTLDHDSGGEIAGRLSSLYSFFIAEINVVSRTLETPRLERIITMIDGLYGSWREVTAGAAGGGAAPGDPVGAGR
- the fliD gene encoding flagellar filament capping protein FliD — translated: MEASISGIASGIQWADIIDDLMAVERRPVDRLESQIEQQQRKTDAWDAVRSLLQTLNSATQSFTSTTGTALQSFSVGLSGFPSATGSPVSVTAGPEASPGTHTVRVLARAESEMLGSQLQASRSDALGLSGEMLVNGRAIQVQATDSLDDVAARINAANSGSSRSGVSATVAGVDGRFRLLLSASETGEGGIRLGDPDGLLQGLGLIDGTTALRNRTPSGFTGDSLSDAGTAVAELRGLTGGSGVGTIQLGSGPSQFSVALDLTTMSLDDVATAIQDAATLAGSPVTASVESTADGERLVVAGTNAYVDDGGVLQILGAVEGGRSAVAQRVEGGLLATDGAGTAATAATLLTDLWTGGSAAGVTAGDTLTFAGTRGDGTTFEFEHTVAGGDTLQTILDRLNGAEGYDGSATATVSAEGRIQVADGSSGASRLGLEMFAGNEGGGSFDPGAFTVAEEGRRREVVAGSNALVEVNGTFLERESNTITDAIAGVTLDLTSVAPDTEVDVTITRDVGAAVEAVQTLVTAYNKLSEFVDLGLGVQGGARPALAGDSVLRTMRTSLQQAMQSQILQTLGGGATRLGDVGIEIQKDRSFSVDVAVLTAAFESDFDRTASLISGQGFTSSSAISFLGSTGATAAGTYDVVVTAAATTASVTSAGAAATYVDDGVADQLTITDTSTNRAYTIDLANGDSLADIVDRLNDELGTAQARELQASRSLFADAGGAAAADENTLLSDLFYGDGSSAGFAPGQVVTMSGTAANGVSFMRTFTVSDPSTQTLGDLRDSLSSGLAGTADVSIVNGAVEVTAAQPGTSLLAVTVGSDIPGNSAFLGTMDVAVQGRNASDIRAELDGSEIRITAPIPGSARGFSLQFTGGGADGTAQLGLSDGSWAGTDVVGTIGGEPATGVGDVLTGAADTAAQGLSLRTGAGTGSLGTVTFSPGVAASMEEVLSALLGTGTGSVTAIQEGLDRSVDRITDQIDRWEGRLERRREMLVRQFTALELALAQAQSQSNWLAAQFSSMGTSSAGNG